One Methanohalophilus mahii DSM 5219 genomic window carries:
- a CDS encoding ABC transporter ATP-binding protein, whose protein sequence is MAVDDVSFEVNKGELFGFLGPNGAGKTTAMRIIQCVSPPTRGSLKVFDMDVTRDQRKIKNLMGVVPQENNLDIDFSVYKNLYVYSRYFDIPKRKAEKTINELLDFVQLNEKRDTMTDLLSGGMKRRLILARALVNEPRLLILDEPTVGLDPQSRHVMWEKLRSLKRQGVTIVMTTHYLEEAAQLCDRLVIMDYGNILVEGSPSSIIKEYIGTDIVEAENTPEVIACLEGSNAWYEQAGDMVQIYTNDPHGITEHLFNECRLGKITARAATLEDVFLKLTGRKLRE, encoded by the coding sequence GTGGCTGTTGATGATGTAAGCTTTGAGGTAAACAAAGGTGAACTGTTCGGTTTTCTGGGACCCAACGGAGCCGGCAAGACTACTGCAATGCGTATAATACAATGTGTATCTCCTCCCACCAGAGGCAGTCTCAAAGTTTTCGATATGGATGTAACACGTGACCAGCGTAAAATTAAAAATTTAATGGGAGTTGTACCTCAGGAAAACAATCTGGACATCGATTTTTCCGTTTACAAGAATCTCTATGTCTATTCCCGATATTTTGATATACCCAAAAGAAAAGCTGAAAAAACGATTAATGAATTGCTGGATTTTGTGCAGCTCAATGAAAAAAGGGATACTATGACCGATCTTCTCTCCGGTGGTATGAAACGGCGCCTTATTCTTGCCAGGGCGCTTGTGAATGAACCCCGGTTACTGATCCTGGATGAACCCACAGTGGGCCTGGACCCCCAGTCCAGGCATGTGATGTGGGAAAAACTGCGCAGTCTAAAAAGACAGGGAGTTACCATTGTAATGACTACCCACTATCTGGAAGAGGCCGCCCAGCTGTGTGACAGGCTGGTTATAATGGATTATGGCAATATTCTTGTGGAAGGCAGTCCGTCATCGATTATAAAGGAGTATATCGGTACGGATATAGTAGAAGCTGAAAATACCCCTGAAGTAATAGCCTGTCTTGAGGGCAGCAATGCATGGTATGAACAGGCAGGGGATATGGTCCAGATATATACCAATGATCCTCACGGCATTACTGAGCATCTTTTTAATGAATGCAGGCTGGGTAAGATTACCGCCAGGGCTGCAACACTGGAGGATGTGTTCCTTAAACTTACAGGGAGGAAGTTGCGGGAATGA
- a CDS encoding TrkH family potassium uptake protein: protein MKFKIVIGVLGTLLWLLGLLMLIPLFVGMYYGESPQTFAIAFTITTMAGTIFAFRIEPSKEDWDLKEGFMIVAFGWLAAAMFGAIPFILEGMTPINAFFESMSGFTTTGATVMVDIESHSRGLLFWRSMTQWLGGMGIIMLFIAILPKLGIAGRQMFRAEVPGPQEDKLRPRIRETAKILWMVYVAISVVECVALYLAGLNLYDAVTHTFTTMACGGFSPYADSIAAFNSPVVEGIICFFMFVAGANFALHYRMFYVDKNSLVRDDEFKFYTLIVAIATLSLTLLLFKDHIYGLDTSFRYSVFQVLSILTTTGYATVDFNQWADSGRMLLFIVMFFGGCAGSTGGGIKIVRTLLLLRYANRELFKAIHPKAVRIIRFNGKAVPDDVMQSIISFVIIYFILFFISSGLLSMMGMDVFSSLSASIATLGNIGPAFNLFGPMANYNLLPFLGKLLLVLNMWIGRLEVFTVMVMLTSAFWKK, encoded by the coding sequence TTATGGTGAATCCCCTCAGACATTCGCTATAGCTTTTACGATAACAACGATGGCAGGCACTATATTTGCTTTCAGGATAGAGCCTTCAAAAGAAGACTGGGACCTTAAGGAAGGCTTCATGATCGTTGCCTTTGGATGGCTGGCAGCAGCAATGTTCGGTGCAATACCCTTTATTCTTGAAGGAATGACCCCGATCAATGCTTTTTTTGAATCCATGTCCGGCTTTACTACAACCGGAGCTACGGTGATGGTGGATATTGAGAGCCATAGTAGAGGCCTTTTATTCTGGAGGTCTATGACCCAGTGGCTTGGTGGAATGGGTATAATTATGCTGTTTATAGCCATACTGCCCAAATTGGGTATTGCAGGCCGGCAAATGTTCAGGGCTGAAGTGCCCGGCCCCCAGGAGGACAAATTACGTCCTCGCATTAGAGAGACCGCAAAAATCCTCTGGATGGTATATGTAGCTATTTCAGTTGTGGAATGTGTAGCACTCTATCTTGCTGGTCTAAACCTGTATGATGCTGTAACTCATACTTTTACTACCATGGCATGTGGTGGTTTTTCACCTTACGCAGATAGTATAGCTGCTTTTAATAGTCCGGTTGTGGAAGGTATAATTTGTTTCTTTATGTTCGTTGCAGGTGCAAATTTTGCACTGCATTACAGAATGTTCTATGTGGATAAAAACAGTCTTGTAAGAGATGACGAATTCAAATTTTATACATTGATTGTTGCAATTGCAACTTTAAGTCTTACCCTTCTTCTTTTCAAAGACCATATCTATGGTCTGGATACGTCTTTCAGGTATTCTGTATTTCAGGTACTATCTATTTTAACAACTACCGGGTATGCAACTGTTGATTTTAACCAATGGGCAGATTCAGGCAGGATGCTTTTATTTATAGTGATGTTTTTTGGCGGATGTGCCGGCTCAACCGGGGGCGGAATTAAGATAGTGCGTACCCTTCTTCTTTTAAGGTATGCAAACAGGGAGCTTTTCAAGGCAATTCACCCCAAAGCTGTGCGTATTATTCGTTTCAATGGAAAAGCAGTACCTGATGATGTAATGCAATCTATTATATCGTTTGTTATAATTTATTTTATCCTTTTTTTCATAAGTTCGGGTTTGCTTTCGATGATGGGAATGGATGTGTTCAGTTCACTGAGTGCATCCATAGCAACGCTGGGTAATATTGGACCGGCTTTCAATCTTTTTGGACCGATGGCAAATTATAACTTGTTACCTTTTTTGGGTAAATTACTGCTTGTGTTGAATATGTGGATTGGCAGATTGGAAGTATTTACAGTGATGGTAATGCTAACTTCTGCTTTCTGGAAAAAATGA